A genomic region of Anopheles coustani chromosome 3, idAnoCousDA_361_x.2, whole genome shotgun sequence contains the following coding sequences:
- the LOC131259640 gene encoding putative hydroxypyruvate isomerase, which translates to MVALRFCANLNFMFLEAGPFLERYRAAKLAGFSGVEGPFPPEDVSLPALLEVQKETGLKQILMNIALGNAPDGQFGCAALPGRQKEFLANLERTVEYAKALGCGKIHIMAGKLNGPATDDHDTTYLANLQVAAPILERNNIIGVIEPINKYAIPGYYLSCYDKAIQMITAVASPNVKLMYDIYHAQHIRGDITNSIRALATHIGHVQLAQVPGRNEPNSDGELNFRNILQTLATDGRYADGWVGCEYRPVAGTTEGLGWLRDYGYWQ; encoded by the exons CGGGACCCTTCCTGGAGCGGTACCGAGCGGCCAAGCTGGCGGGATTCTCCGGAGTCGAAGGGCCCTTCCCACCCGAGGACGTTAGCTTGCCAGCGCTGCTGGAGGTGCAGAAGGAAACTGGTTTGAAGCAAATCCTCATGAACATTGCCTTGG GGAATGCTCCGGATGGCCAGTTCGGATGTGCTGCATTACCGGGGCGGCAAAAGGAGTTCCTGGCTAACTTGGAGCGCACGGTCGAGTATGCCAAGGCGCTTGGTTGTGGAAA GATTCACATAATGGCTGGAAAATTGAACGGTCCTGCTACAGATGACCACGACACCACGTACCTTGCAAACCTGCAAGTGGCCGCTCCCATTCTGGAACGGAACAACATCATCGGTGTCATCGAGCCGATCAATAAGTACGCCATTCCCGGGTACTATCTTTCTTGCTACGATAAGG CCATCCAAATGATCACCGCCGTTGCCAGTCCCAACGTGAAGCTGATGTACGACATCTATCACGCGCAACACATCCGGGGTGATATCACAAACAGCATCCGGGCACTGGCGACACATATCGGGCACGTCCAGCTAGCACAGGTCCCCGGACGTAACGAACCGAACAGCGACGGTGAGCTGAACTTCCGCAACATCCTGCAAACGCTGGCCACCGACGGTCGGTACGCGGATGGATGGGTCGGGTGTGAGTACCGCCCAGTGGCCGGCACCACCGAAGGACTCGGCTGGTTGCGTGACTACGGCTACTGGCAGTGA
- the LOC131259651 gene encoding gustatory and odorant receptor 22-like — protein MVIKESEFDDSLAYALLRGDMGTVWDTSKDERMVNGTMDPELIQRAKERAIRAQLNSADGDTCETHDQFYRDHKLLLVLFRGLAVMPITRSVPGRITFSWRSAASLYAFCFYTVSTVIVLIVGYERIKVFQTTTQFDEYIYGILFVIFLVPHFWIPFVGWGVAKQVAIYKTMWGAFQVRYYRVTGTSLQFPHLKVLIVFLSIGCLVCAIVFLLSLSFLLEGFALWHTSAYYHIITMLNMNSALWYINSRGIRVASSSLSRCFRKDVAIECTAAMISQYRFLWLNLSELLQSLGNAYARTYSTYCLFMFVNITVAIYGALSEIIDHGFGFSFKEIGLIVDTVYCSTLLFIFCDCSHNATLQVAQGVQDTLLSINLLKVDQPTQKEIDLFIQAIEMNPAIVSLKGYAEVNRELLTSSIATIAIYLIVLLQFKLSLISQQIPAEIIENVRQLQKS, from the exons ATGGTCATCAAAGAGAGCGAGTTCGACGATTCTCTTGCCTACGCGCTACTCCGTGGCGACATGGGAACCGTCTGGGATACGTCCAAGGACGAGCGGATGGTGAACGGTACGATGGACCCGGAATTGATCCAGCGTGCCAAGGAACGGGCCATCCGGGCCCAACTCAACTCCGCCGACGGTGACACCTGCGAAACGCACGACCAGTTCTACCGAGACCACAAGCTGCTACTTGTGCTGTTCCGAGGCCTGGCGGTCATGCCGATCACACGGTCCGTGCCCGGTCGGATCACCTTCAGCTGGCGGTCGGCCGCATCCCTGTACGCCTTTTGCTTCTACACGGTGTCCACCGTGATCGTCCTGATCGTGGGCTACGAGCGCATCAAGGTGTTCCAGACCACGACCCAGTTCGACGAGTACATCTACGGCATTCTATTCGTCATCTTTCTGGTGCCGCACTTCTGGATCCCGTTCGTCGGCTGGGGCGTCGCCAAGCAGGTCGCCATCTACAAGACGATGTGGGGCGCGTTCCAGGTGCGGTACTATCGTGTCACCGGCACCTCGCTGCAGTTTCCCCACCTGAAGGTGCTGATCGTGTTCCTCTCGATCGGGTGTCTGGTGTGCGCGATTGTGTTCCTGCTTTCGCTCAGCTTTTTGCTGGAAGGGTTCGCCCTGTGGCATACGTCCGCCTACTACCACATCATCACGATGCTCAACATGAACAGCGCCCTCTGGTACATCAACAGCCGTGGCATTCGGGTCGCCTCGTCTAGCCTCTCCCGGTGCTTCCGGAAGGATGTCGCCATCGAGTGCACCGCCGCCATGATCTCGCAGTACCGGTTCCTCTGGTTGAACCTCAGCGAGCTGCTGCAGTCCCTGGGGAATGCGTACGCCCGGACCTACTCCACCTACTGCCTGTTCATGTTCGTCAACATCACCGTCGCCATCTACGGTGCCCTGTCGGAGATCATCGACCATGGGTTTGGGTTTTCCTTCAAAGAGATCGGCCTCATCGTAGACACCGTGTACTGTTCGACGCTGCTGTTCATCTTCTGCGATTGCTCGCATAACGCCACGCTTCAGGTGGCGCAGGGCGTGCAGGACACATTGCTTTCCATCAACCTGCTCAAGGTGGACCAACCAACGCAGAAGGAAATCGATCTGTTTATCCAAGCGATCGAGATGAACCCGGCCATCGTCAGTCTGAAGGGTTACGCCGAGGTCAACCGGGAGCTGCTTACATCG AGTATCGCTACCATCGCGATCTACCTGATCGTGCTGCTGCA